The Acropora muricata isolate sample 2 chromosome 4, ASM3666990v1, whole genome shotgun sequence genome contains the following window.
TTCATCTTCAGCGTAACCTTAAGAGTATATATAACTTTGACAATCTATCATTTTGATTTGAGAATCAATCGACAAGCATTCGTTCCGACTACTGTTGATGTTTCAGTTTAGCCAGCATCTCATGAATAACTAGCAATTTCCCTGGCGTAAGGTAAATGCTATGTATCTTGACTCCAGCGGGACATTTTTAACGTcgcgcaacctcgttcccagggtcctctccttcccgtTCCCTAGAGCGACAGGGGACGGGAAGGAGAGGATCATCAGAACGAGGTTAAACGTCGCGCTGATGATGACGGATGTCCATCGAAACGTATTGAAACAGAGAAACAAGGCATGCGCGGTCACACAAATTTGAAGTGGCGTCTTTGCTTTTCAGGCGTCATAACTCAAAAGCGTGGTGGCGGTTGCTGGAGAGTTCATTTGACGCCTTGTCGATGCGGACGTTAAGGGAAAGCACCCTCCAtttcaaaaatatcttttgtGAGATTCTCATATCCCTGCTCTTTACACCACCTTTCTGCCTCTTTATTTACACACCTAGAGTAGCGTTCAGGCTGTGCCCTTGCGTGTTCTCCAGTTAGCCCCAATTTTTGGCTGGCCTTCTAATTATGTCTACTTTTACTTATGTCCCTTTTATGCCAATTTCCAAGTTGCACCGTGAATATTAAATACAAGGTCCTCTTAGGCAAGGAGCCCTCGAATATGCACCTGATTTCAACTTACAGTGCTGCTCTCGAATTCAGTTGCGACCGGCGGCTCGTACGTGGCCAATTTTCGTGCCAAAATGATTCACAAGAAAGAGCGAGTAAGCAGTGTAACCACGTGATCTGTTGTGTTTTACTTATATCCTAATGTCACAACTTTATATATGGATTTGAACCTAGTCACCTTATATCTATTTTCAGTGGGAGATTCGAAGGGAAACGAAACAAACGAAGGTAAGTGTGTTCACATATTCATCACCCAAATTCAACAAACGTCACTAAATTCAACGCAATAaagccttttcttttgaaaccGATATGTAATGTAAtgaagatattctggggcaagttcattcaaagttttatacataattaagGCTTTCTGTTTTCAAGGCTAAGACATCAAAAGTAGCTTATTTCATAGGGCGGGAGAAGACTTTTCATCATCATTGATGATGACTCTATTAAAATTGTATTTCAGAGGATGAAAAGCTGTGGGGCTTCATAGAGTACAGATATTTGAAGGTTTTCGCAGGCGATTTCACCGGCCAATGGTACATTGCTCCAGCAATAATGGGACCATTAATCATTTTATTAGTGATCTTCGTCGTTTGCTTGAAAAGATATTCACGATCTAGGAAAAGGAATACTCTAAAACTGTGAGTTAATTTCTTTTATCTCTAGGGGTTCCAACACATTGTGAGATGTGCTTCAAGGGAGGGACACACCCTAACGCCATAACACCCTAGCCTTTCATTGCTTGTTAAGAGCACGATACTGAGGAGAGATGGATTCTGATTCCTAGCATTACTGCCTTTCGAAATATGGGATAAAAAAATAtgcatatatatttatatatgtatatatatctgAAAAATGGACTAGACtgtaagacataactttttctgtgactctgagtttcacgcttacgcgatcatcagacagactttaatgaagaggtTACCttcaccagcgtaatctacaaagctAACGTGACCATAGACAATGACAACACAGGAGATAACTACATCggactaacagaaggaacattcaaacaacgatataCGCAACATAAACTATCATTCCGAAACAGGAAATATGCTAACTGCACCCAATTAGCAAAacacatctggaaactcaaaGACAACACTGAAGGAAAACTTAAGAAAAGCTGGTCAATCATCTcttcagcaagcgcctacaacaataTTTCCAAACACATTATCAAAGCCGACAAAGCATgtaaccttaacaaaagaaatgaattaatttccaaatgctgCCACGAGAGCAAATACTTTCCAATGAACATCGATCTTAGATTATAATAGACTTACCGACTGATATGATACAAACAAAGCCTGTATATATTGAAACTATTTAAAGTAAGGTATACTCTTCATAAAGTCTATCTGACAaccgcgtaagcgtgaaactcagagtcacataaaaagttatgtcttattgactaGTCCATTTTTCAGATATACACGGCTGCGATTGCATTGAGCActataccgcaaggatagactgtAACcaagacacacacacacatatatatatatatagctctttggtgtaaaaaccaaattgagcactctatctgggatgagtccttgctacttagcaattgcgcacgctcactagagtactctagttcgagcactctggcaggactgagttaccacatttgtgggaagctcgaggtggcttttaaagcttcaccttcatcttaGCATCAGctctgcactgatgaggcccagcaggccgaaacagtactgtctgcagttagttatatatatatatatatatatatatatatatatatatatatatatatatatatatatatatatgtttagtaaatttttagctcaggataatgattttccagctttctgattggttccctaaacccatgatatgagccattaacgttaagtttgaccaaataaggaaaaactgatggcgaatttcttgtgctgaaattttggaggtccgaaaaaatttttccgcggcgtcttcggtaaagaaaatgtcacgatttgagaagGTTTCagccgaaaaaatcaagagaattgcttgaaaatttactaaaacagttattcttctcggacttgccggatatgagctgataataaccaactcggcctacggcctcgttggttatatatatcagctcatattaggcgcgtcctcgaagaataaccgTTAAATATAACATAGGTAAGACCCgtcatttgattggctgagagcagaggtatttcagcttaatttgaaatacctacatgtaaaaattacagttactatggtaacccaaatcaccaaataatctcgtcgtacgagttacgcaaaaatgacggaaagatttctagattttgaaatcaggagattcaagaacttaaagaaaattcggaaaaccaaaatactgagaaaagtacatcgatctggctcaatgtctggaccgaacacaagaacttcaaaaccaatttgctcgcctacgaagcgaaacaactcgacgaaaataaacacatggcgtttgatgcctgaatttctcaggttgtagtataaacaagtaatagcatgatatttcaaaattggcccaaatttcactcgcctagcggctcgttaaattatgtaaaaacattttgaaatatcactcgaagtatttatgccaaatatcacaacaaatcatgctattagcTATACAAATATTTATTGAGAATCTTAAgtagataaaaaaaattggcaaacaATATTTCTTCTTTTCGTGTCTTTAGAGCAGAGAAAAAGGACAAGCAACCTCCTGTTTCACATCTCTTGTATGACAAACCTTTATTCCCACCTAATGCCCAAATGTATCGCCCACCATCCGAGCCAATCTATGCAGATATGTCACCAGTGAGTTCGAGTCATCCTCATTCTTCGACCTTTGGGACGTATGGCAGCATGAATGTGTACGGCCGTACTATGGGCAACTATAGCCGTGTGATTGGTCCACCCGTACCACCACCAAGCCCTCGGATGGGCCGAAGTTTCAATGCACTTTCCGATGAGGATTTCGAATCGGAAGAGTCTGAGGACTAGAGGGACTAATTAAAAATGGATAAtttgtggagaaaaaaaaattctgaaggAAATTGTGCGTTGCAGTAATAAAGCGGTTTGATTGCAGGATTGTTTTAATACTGTCTATGAAATATAAACACAAAATTGACACgttatgaaagaaaaattaaactgCTCGTAACATTTAAGAATTTcgtgcaatttttttcttttgggcgCTTTCagtctttccaaaaaaaagttTCCCTTTTATAGAATCTTGAAagtatttattttatatatatatttagcaaAATAAGTGCAATACTTCTTACAATCAAGGAAATTACACAAAAGAAGATCGATAAAAAAGTACACTACTAAAAAAGATGGTTTAAAAAGCTCTCCCTTTTGCAAAAGGCTACGAGTAAGGTGGTTACACGTTACACCAGCTTCTCGGTGTGGCCAGCAATGTACGCATGCGCGTAATCAACCTTGAAAGAGAGCCCCTCCCGGTGGGGGGTGGGGGTACATGTTTCCATCATCCCTTAACCTTTTTTGATCTTATTCCTTGTCCCTCATTAATTAAACAACTGAAATGTTTTGAGCTCAGGTTTCCTTGATTCCAAAAACTTTTGCGCTATTCCCTTGATCTCCAAAAGTGGCTGTCCTTGTTCCCCATATctgtttgcttgttttaccTTCTATTCATAACAGAAGAAATTATAATTGCAAGCAGATTAGTGTTCCCTTGATCCCAACAATCCAATCAGCAGTTCCCTTGTTCCAttaaaataacttgaaaataTCCCCTGTTCCCAAAAAATAAATACTCCTGTTCCCGTGTTCCCTAAACACCCTGGGAGGAGCTCGAAAGTAAAAGTGACATCCAACGAATGCAGAATTACTTTGATTCACCACCAAAACTTGAAATGTTGATTGTTGGATATTTACCTCCGTGATCGCTATGATTTTTTATAAAAAATTTAGAACTCGTctaagggtgcgttcgattgaccttattccggaataagtaTACGAACGTCGACTTCTAAAAATTACATCTATGaaaattttgatgctatcagaatacaaaggagaatttcagaATCGTTTACGGTCAAAATGGTGTAGATATATCTTTCTAAATTtatttccaaagaaaaatctgaagGTTATTcagtttattcttattccagaatcgCGTTAATTAATGATAGCAAAACTGAAATAATGGCGGTAGGTGGACCTCGACGTAATTTGACGGAACTACAATCACTCACTGTTGGTAACGAGAAAGTTGATGTCACCAAGTGTGTTCGCCTTTTGGGTGTTGACTTTGATAGTCACCTAACCTTAAAACAACATGTACGAAATACTGCAAAGAACTGCTTCTACACGTTGAAAAATATGTTCAGACGCTGTATTAACGATACTGCAGCTAAAGCAACAGTTCATACAATGATTACATCTAAACTTGATTATTGCAACGCAATTCTCTATGGTCTGCCAGAGTCAACGCTAAAGCACTTCACCAGGGTTCAGAATCTCTCTGCACGTTTCATCTCTCAACATGGTAAACATGAACACATAACTCCAGTTCTTAAACAATTTCACTGGCTGCCTATACGTCAACGTATTCACTACAAAGTTTTAATATTGATTTTCAAGTCGTTAAACGGTCTGGCACCAGCTTACCTTGAGGAGCTTATAAAGAGGAGACCTATGAAAAGAACAAGGGCTGATGGTAACAATGACTTGGTGATCCCCGTCATCAAGCATAAGTCCTTTGGAGGAAGATCACTGGGCTATGGGGGACCTAAACTATGGAATACCTTACCGAAAGAACTGAAGACATGAACGAACATCAACACTTTTAAgaaattgctaaaaacgtttttatttaagGAAGCCTACTTGCAGTAGTTATATACAAAATGttcatttcattattttttttattcattcacttatttattcttctttgctatataattttttttttttttttattcttgtaaaTATCTATTCTTTTATTTACTTCTATTTACTTTTCCAAGATTGTGAAGCGCTATAGAGTATTACATATAGAGCTAtataaatgtaataaattattattattatcattattattattaatcgaACACTGCTAAGTGCCACGAAGCTTGCGCACAATCCATATATGTTAAGAGTCCTAGCTGATCTCCAGTCTTCTTCAAGTTCAGTGGTCCCAGCATAGAAAAATTGCACAGACTGGAGAAGAGCCGCTTTGTTGATTACGGAGAAGACCCTGGGTTGAGTTTATAGGGATGACAGAATTTTTGTACATGAATGGCAGTTTTATTTCAGCTTATATTTGACCTGTTTTATTCTCTTGAACCtctggttttttgttttgtttgatcTGTATATCTTTCGTGTTATCTATGAAAGCTGATAGTGAGGAAGTCGATGGAAAATAACAACCGAGACGAAAATGTTGTCGGTAATGGTGTCGAACAAGAAGACTCCACCGACAGCGAGCTAGAGGACTTGAACGCACATGTTCCATTTGATATTCCACCGCGCGATGTTCCAAGGCATTTTGTGGGAGGCTATTCAGACGAAGTGAGGACATCTGCCCGAAACATAATGGAACACAACCACCGGAAAGACGGCTTGCCGCCCATTATTCAAAAGCAACGAAACAAGGTCGTGACTCAAATTTTGCCAAGAAACGCGCAAGTCACCGATCATGCCGCTGATAAAATTACACTAGTGGTCGATGACACTCGTTTTATTGTGGAGCGATCGTTGTTTATCGCTCATCCAAACACTATGCTAGGAAGGTAAGAGCTGTAGTTGAAATGGGCTTTAAAAACGTCGACGTCACTTCTTTATTACTTATTGGTATGTACCAAACGAGTAAAAATTGGTGCCTCTTACACGCCGATTTTCCTGCTTGGAGAAAAATGGCAAGCGCAATTCACTTCCACTCTCTGATGAGAATTATAACGACTTCTTGAAATCcaaataataagaataatttttaTGAACGATTTCTTAGTTCTTTCACCTCTTTCATGGCTCACAATATATCCACCATTATGTTTGCCTCCTCTTCAATAAATGATACTATTATGAAATATATCATTCAAGATTACTATTTTCAGAGCCATTGAAAAGTGTACTGAGTTCCTTCATTGCTTCAAAGTCTACAGTCACAATAATCATTTAGAAATAGGTTATTATTCCAAAGTTAACATAAACTCAATCAAAAGAGCAGTGACATCTTTTTTGAGGAAATGTTTTGCTTTGTCAGCTTATTATAGTAAGGGTGGAGTCTAGGTGATAGCAATTTCAATTATTGCTGCAAAGTGTATGGTTAGTATGCAGTGCTATTATTAGGTTTCAGTCCTATCACATGAATagaaaaacaatattgttttccatttttgtgGGTACAGTTTCTTGCATGGactaaaacaaattttaaaaaatcttCTTGAAATTGTTACAAAAGATCTGGACCAATTAAGCATGAACTAAACCAAGTAAAATAAATTGCTGCCTACATACTCTTTGTATTTAAAATATTACATTACTAGTGGGCATGTTGGTGGTCAAAATGTTTATCAGACTAACTGTTAAtttatggatttctagtttctaaagaaactgtggtgctgcgtcggtgggagaggtgaaaacaaaaatttggttttatccaaCGAGTTGagaaaggttgaattatcacagCTTTAGCCCTCCGTtggagcgaatagaggaattgggGGTGTTGTGTTTTAATTTAGCCAAGTTTGATTCTCATTTTCTTCCAGATGTGAACTGTCATTGTTTGGCTATGACATAAAGAGAATAAATGGAGAGCTAGGGTTAAAATCATTGTTGGGTGAACTTTTTTTCAACCTATAACGTGCTAATGTAATGAACTTGTATTCATCAATTTTCAGAATGTTTGGCTCAACAATGGAATACACAACAAGGAATGATAAAGGAGAATATGAAGTAGCCAGAGGCATTTCTGCAAATGTTTTTAAGTGCATACTTGTAAGTCACTTGTTTATTAATAGCCTAGTCTTAAGTATGTATAACTGTTGTAAAAATGAACAGAATAATTTACTTGAAAGTGATTATGACCATACTGGCTTTTACGTGGTGCTCAAACTCCTGTTGCTACAGTACCTACATTAAAGTAGAGATGAAAGCACAACAAAGAAGTTAATACAACAAAGCCATTCTTAT
Protein-coding sequences here:
- the LOC136913594 gene encoding uncharacterized protein; translation: MAVGGPRRNLTELQSLTVGNEKVDVTKCVRLLGVDFDSHLTLKQHVRNTAKNCFYTLKNMFRRCINDTAAKATVHTMITSKLDYCNAILYGLPESTLKHFTRVQNLSARFISQHGKHEHITPVLKQFHWLPIRQRIHYKVLILIFKSLNGLAPAYLEELIKRRPMKRTRADGNNDLVIPVIKHKSFGGRSLGYGGPKLWNTLPKELKT